From Thermomonas sp. XSG, one genomic window encodes:
- a CDS encoding pseudouridine synthase, which yields MLIAFNKPYGVLCQFTDRSQPLRPTLAGFGLPAGVYPAGRLDFDSEGLLLLTDDGRLAHRLTDPAHKQPKTYWVQVEGTPDDAQLQQLREGVTLSDGPTRPAQARRLDAPALWPRDPPVRFRKTVPDAWLELVIHEGRNRQVRRMTAAVGLPTLRLVRVAVGPHRLDGLQPGQWRHAGGP from the coding sequence ATGCTGATCGCCTTCAACAAGCCCTATGGCGTGCTCTGCCAATTCACCGACCGCAGCCAGCCGCTGCGCCCGACGCTGGCAGGATTCGGCCTGCCGGCGGGGGTGTATCCGGCGGGGCGGCTGGATTTCGATTCAGAAGGCCTGCTGCTGCTCACCGACGACGGTCGCCTGGCCCACCGTCTGACCGATCCCGCCCACAAGCAGCCGAAGACCTACTGGGTACAGGTGGAAGGCACGCCCGACGATGCGCAGCTGCAGCAGCTGCGCGAGGGCGTGACGCTCAGCGACGGCCCCACCCGTCCGGCGCAGGCACGGCGGCTGGACGCGCCGGCGCTGTGGCCGCGCGATCCGCCGGTGCGGTTCCGCAAGACCGTACCTGATGCCTGGCTGGAGCTGGTGATCCATGAAGGCCGCAACCGCCAGGTGCGGCGGATGACCGCCGCGGTCGGGCTACCCACGCTGCGGCTGGTGCGGGTGGCGGTGGGGCCGCACCGGCTCGATGGCCTGCAACCCGGCCAATGGCGGCATGCCGGAGGCCCCTGA
- a CDS encoding class I SAM-dependent methyltransferase: MTRLSIPALALLLAACAGTPTSSSEERAVMPATDAALLAAVADPGRDAAQRARDRYRHPAETLAFFGLTPTDTVIEISPGSGWYSAILAPYLRDAGRYVAASATPAPGRSNALRAVFAADPARYGRATLVEYDSKAPSLGAPASADAVLTFRNVHNWVAAGSADAYFQAFFAALKPGGTLGVVDHRARPGTDLDTMKKSGYLTEALVVDLATRAGFVLEARSEVNANPADSADHPNGVWTLPPTNRHDEADKAKYAAIGESDRMTLRFRKP, translated from the coding sequence ATGACCCGCCTGTCGATCCCCGCGCTTGCCCTGCTGCTGGCCGCCTGCGCCGGCACGCCCACGTCTTCGAGCGAGGAGCGGGCGGTCATGCCGGCGACGGACGCCGCGCTGCTGGCCGCAGTGGCCGATCCCGGCCGCGACGCCGCCCAGCGCGCCCGCGACCGCTACCGCCACCCGGCCGAAACGCTGGCGTTCTTCGGCCTCACGCCCACCGACACCGTCATCGAGATCAGCCCGGGCAGCGGCTGGTACAGCGCGATCCTGGCACCGTACCTGCGCGATGCGGGCCGCTACGTCGCCGCCAGCGCGACGCCCGCGCCGGGCCGCAGCAACGCGCTGCGCGCGGTGTTCGCGGCGGATCCGGCGCGCTACGGCCGCGCCACCCTGGTCGAGTACGACAGCAAGGCGCCGTCGCTGGGCGCGCCGGCCAGCGCCGATGCGGTACTGACCTTCCGCAACGTGCACAACTGGGTGGCCGCAGGCAGCGCCGACGCCTACTTCCAGGCCTTCTTCGCCGCGCTCAAGCCGGGTGGCACGCTGGGCGTGGTGGACCATCGCGCCAGGCCGGGCACCGACCTCGACACGATGAAGAAGTCCGGCTACCTGACCGAGGCGCTGGTGGTCGATCTGGCCACCCGCGCGGGCTTCGTGCTGGAGGCGCGCAGCGAGGTGAACGCCAATCCGGCCGACAGCGCCGACCATCCCAACGGCGTGTGGACGCTGCCGCCCACCAACCGCCACGACGAGGCAGACAAGGCGAAGTACGCCGCCATCGGCGAAAGCGACCGCATGACCCTGCGCTTCCGCAAGCCCTGA
- a CDS encoding NADP-dependent isocitrate dehydrogenase: MSKILYTLTDEAPFLATASFLPIVQAYAKTAGVDVETRDISLAARILAQFPELLGERAVADDLRELGELAKTPEANIIKLPNISASIPQLKAAIKELQDRGYPLPDYPDSPQGESEKDVKARYDRVKGSAVNPVLREGNSDRRAPKAVKAYAKKHPHRMGKWEASSKSHVAHMAAGDFYGSEQSYTMVNAGPVRIEYTSVTGSSFPLRGPVMLQAGEMIDAAVMSAGALADFIDAQIADAKAKDVLFSLHLKATMMKVSDPIMFGIAVSRFYAPVLEKHPRTLAEIGFDPNNGIGDLYAKLGQLAESERSAIEAEIKALYAQRPGLAMVNSDKGITNLHVPSDVIVDASMPAMIRDSGRMWNAKGELQDTKAVIPDRNYAGIYQVVIDDCREHGAFDPATMGSVPNVGLMAQAAEEYGSHDKTFKIAGDGVVRVIDEHGTVLLQHPVKAGDIWRMCQTKDAPIRDWVKLAVSRARLSNTPVVFWLDPQRDHDRGLIAKVAAYLNDHDTAGLDIRILSPVEAMKYSLKRIREGLDTISATGNVLRDYLTDLFPIMELGTSAKMLSIVPLMNGGGLFETGAGGSAPKHVQQFVEEDYLRWDSLGEFLALAASFEHLANTTGNARAQVLADALDAANAKFLDNDRSPGRKLGTIDNRGSHFYVALYWAQALAEQSADAELAAKFAAVAQALADNEAKIVEELIAVQGKPVDIGGYYQPDMGKLSAAMRPSATLNAALAML; the protein is encoded by the coding sequence ATGTCCAAGATCCTCTACACCCTGACCGACGAAGCGCCGTTCCTCGCCACCGCGTCGTTCCTGCCGATCGTGCAGGCGTATGCGAAGACCGCGGGCGTGGACGTGGAGACGCGCGACATCTCGCTGGCGGCGCGGATCCTGGCGCAGTTCCCGGAGCTGCTGGGCGAGCGCGCGGTGGCGGACGACCTGCGCGAGCTGGGCGAGCTGGCCAAGACGCCGGAAGCCAACATCATCAAGCTGCCCAACATCAGCGCCTCGATCCCGCAGCTGAAGGCCGCGATCAAGGAGTTGCAGGACCGCGGCTACCCGCTGCCGGACTACCCGGACTCGCCGCAGGGCGAAAGCGAGAAGGATGTCAAGGCGCGCTACGACCGGGTCAAGGGCAGCGCGGTGAACCCGGTGCTGCGCGAGGGCAATTCCGACCGCCGCGCGCCGAAGGCGGTGAAGGCCTATGCCAAGAAGCATCCGCACCGGATGGGCAAGTGGGAGGCCTCCTCGAAGTCGCACGTGGCGCACATGGCGGCCGGCGATTTCTACGGCAGCGAGCAGAGCTACACCATGGTCAACGCCGGCCCGGTGCGGATCGAATACACCAGCGTGACCGGCAGCAGCTTCCCGCTGCGCGGCCCGGTCATGCTGCAGGCCGGCGAGATGATCGACGCGGCGGTGATGAGCGCCGGCGCGCTGGCCGATTTCATCGATGCGCAGATCGCCGATGCCAAGGCCAAGGACGTGCTGTTCTCGCTGCACCTGAAGGCGACCATGATGAAGGTCAGCGACCCGATCATGTTCGGCATCGCGGTGTCGCGCTTCTACGCGCCGGTACTGGAAAAGCATCCGCGCACGCTGGCCGAAATCGGTTTTGACCCCAACAACGGCATCGGCGACCTGTACGCCAAGCTGGGCCAGCTGGCCGAATCCGAGCGCAGTGCGATCGAAGCCGAGATCAAGGCGCTGTACGCGCAGCGCCCGGGCCTGGCGATGGTCAATTCCGACAAGGGCATCACCAACCTGCACGTGCCGTCCGACGTGATCGTGGACGCCTCGATGCCGGCGATGATCCGCGACAGCGGCCGCATGTGGAACGCCAAGGGCGAGCTGCAGGACACCAAGGCGGTGATCCCGGACCGCAACTACGCCGGCATCTACCAGGTGGTGATCGACGACTGCAGGGAACACGGCGCGTTCGACCCGGCGACCATGGGCAGCGTGCCCAACGTCGGGCTGATGGCGCAGGCGGCCGAGGAATACGGCAGCCACGACAAGACCTTCAAGATCGCCGGCGATGGCGTGGTGCGGGTGATCGACGAGCACGGCACCGTGCTGCTGCAGCACCCGGTCAAGGCCGGCGACATCTGGCGCATGTGCCAGACCAAGGACGCGCCGATCCGCGACTGGGTGAAGCTGGCGGTCAGCCGCGCGCGCCTGTCGAACACCCCGGTGGTGTTCTGGCTGGACCCGCAGCGCGACCACGACCGCGGCCTGATCGCCAAGGTCGCCGCCTATCTCAACGACCACGACACCGCCGGCCTGGACATCCGCATCCTCTCGCCGGTGGAGGCGATGAAGTACTCGCTCAAGCGCATCCGCGAAGGCCTGGACACCATCAGCGCCACCGGCAACGTGCTCCGCGACTACCTGACCGACCTGTTCCCGATCATGGAGCTGGGCACCAGCGCGAAGATGCTGTCGATCGTGCCGCTGATGAACGGCGGCGGCCTGTTCGAGACCGGCGCCGGCGGCAGCGCGCCCAAGCACGTGCAGCAGTTCGTGGAGGAGGACTACCTGCGCTGGGATTCGCTGGGCGAGTTCCTGGCGCTGGCCGCCTCGTTCGAGCACCTGGCCAACACCACCGGCAATGCGCGTGCGCAGGTGCTGGCGGACGCGCTGGACGCCGCCAACGCGAAGTTCCTCGACAACGACCGCTCGCCGGGCCGGAAGCTGGGCACGATTGACAACCGCGGCAGCCATTTCTACGTGGCGCTGTACTGGGCGCAGGCGCTGGCCGAGCAGAGTGCGGACGCGGAGCTGGCGGCGAAGTTCGCGGCGGTCGCCCAGGCGCTGGCGGACAACGAAGCGAAGATCGTCGAGGAACTCATCGCCGTACAGGGCAAGCCGGTGGACATCGGCGGCTACTACCAGCCGGACATGGGCAAGCTGTCGGCGGCGATGCGGCCGTCGGCCACGCTGAACGCGGCACTGGCGATGCTGTAA
- a CDS encoding LysM peptidoglycan-binding domain-containing protein encodes MSNDKKPDFSDVQSAVQSTEQVKPDFSDVQSKVTSTETIAGAAAGEQTYTVERGDNLSKIAKHFYGKQDWKRIFDANRDQLSDPDRIQPGQVLKIPARED; translated from the coding sequence ATGAGCAACGACAAGAAACCCGACTTCTCCGACGTGCAAAGCGCCGTGCAGAGTACGGAGCAGGTCAAGCCCGACTTCTCCGATGTCCAGTCGAAGGTAACGTCGACCGAAACCATCGCCGGCGCCGCCGCCGGTGAGCAGACCTACACCGTGGAGAGGGGCGACAACCTCTCGAAGATCGCCAAGCACTTCTACGGCAAGCAGGACTGGAAGCGCATCTTCGACGCCAACCGCGACCAGCTCTCGGACCCGGACCGCATCCAGCCCGGCCAGGTGCTGAAGATCCCCGCGCGGGAAGACTGA
- the queF gene encoding NADPH-dependent 7-cyano-7-deazaguanine reductase QueF (Catalyzes the NADPH-dependent reduction of 7-cyano-7-deazaguanine (preQ0) to 7-aminomethyl-7-deazaguanine (preQ1) in queuosine biosynthesis), which produces MNANTTANSPLGRETAYPAQYEPGLLYPIPRAPARAQLGIAADALPFIGIDRWQAFELSWLDPRGKPQVATATLQVPADSPNLVESKSLKLYLNSFNASRFDDAEAVRARIEVDLSQAAGAPVTMAFGLPAQATAADADDIDGLDIAIDSYGPPDASLLQADAGEIVEERLHSALLKSNCPVTGQPDWADVTIAYRGPRLDRAGLLRYLVSFRDHAGFHEQCVEQIFVDLLARCAPQQLSVEARYTRRGGLDINPWRATPGIAAPAAARTERQ; this is translated from the coding sequence ATGAACGCCAACACCACCGCCAATTCGCCGCTCGGCCGCGAGACCGCCTACCCCGCGCAGTACGAACCCGGCCTGCTGTACCCGATCCCGCGCGCGCCGGCGCGCGCGCAGCTGGGCATCGCCGCGGATGCGCTGCCGTTCATCGGCATCGATCGCTGGCAGGCATTCGAACTCTCGTGGCTGGACCCGCGCGGCAAGCCGCAGGTGGCCACCGCCACCCTGCAGGTGCCGGCGGATTCGCCCAACCTGGTGGAATCCAAATCGCTCAAGCTCTACCTGAACTCCTTCAACGCCAGCCGCTTCGACGATGCCGAAGCGGTACGCGCGCGCATCGAGGTGGACCTGTCGCAGGCTGCCGGCGCGCCGGTGACGATGGCGTTCGGCCTGCCCGCACAAGCGACGGCGGCGGATGCCGACGACATCGATGGCCTCGACATCGCCATCGACAGCTACGGCCCCCCGGACGCCTCGCTGCTGCAGGCCGATGCCGGGGAGATCGTCGAAGAAAGACTGCACAGCGCGCTGCTGAAGTCCAACTGCCCGGTCACCGGCCAGCCCGACTGGGCCGACGTCACCATCGCCTACCGCGGCCCGCGCCTCGACCGCGCCGGCCTGTTGCGCTACCTGGTCAGCTTCCGTGACCACGCCGGCTTCCACGAACAGTGCGTGGAGCAGATCTTCGTCGACCTGCTGGCGCGCTGTGCGCCGCAGCAGCTGTCGGTGGAGGCCCGCTACACCCGCCGCGGCGGCCTCGACATCAATCCCTGGCGCGCCACGCCCGGCATCGCCGCGCCCGCGGCCGCCCGCACCGAACGGCAATAG
- the zapE gene encoding cell division protein ZapE, protein MSEASLPSQRYAEGVARGDWLADPAQQAALRALDRVHAELLQPAPARGLLQRLLGGPAEAPPVHGLYLWGGVGRGKTFLIDLFYASLPIREKRRTHFHRFMREVHERLRAHAGERDPLAAIAREWRRNLRVLVLDEFFVSDIGDAMLLARLLERLFAEGVVLVTTSNAAPAALYKDGLQRARFLPAIALLQGHCEVVELVSDTDYRLRALTQSPVYRAPLDADGDAWLQRRWHELGGDDGHRDAGIVIDGRRIPVRARSKGLCWFDFAALCEGPRGNADYIEIAREFHTVLVGGIPHFDGLRDDAARRFVHLVDELYDRHVNLVCTAAAPPMALYSGERLAAAFERTASRLIEMQSADYLAHEHRCE, encoded by the coding sequence ATGAGCGAGGCGTCGCTTCCTTCGCAGCGCTATGCCGAGGGCGTGGCGCGCGGCGACTGGCTTGCCGATCCGGCCCAGCAGGCGGCGCTGCGCGCGCTCGACCGCGTCCATGCCGAACTGCTGCAGCCGGCACCCGCGCGCGGCCTGCTGCAGCGGCTGCTTGGCGGCCCGGCGGAGGCGCCGCCGGTACACGGGCTGTACCTGTGGGGCGGGGTCGGCCGCGGCAAGACCTTCCTGATCGACCTGTTCTACGCCAGCCTGCCGATCCGCGAGAAGCGCCGCACCCATTTCCACCGCTTCATGCGCGAGGTGCACGAGCGCCTGCGCGCGCATGCCGGCGAACGCGATCCGCTGGCGGCGATCGCGCGCGAATGGCGCCGCAACCTGCGCGTGCTGGTGCTCGATGAATTCTTCGTCTCCGACATCGGCGACGCGATGCTGCTGGCACGGCTGCTGGAGCGCCTGTTCGCCGAAGGCGTGGTGCTGGTGACCACCTCCAACGCCGCGCCCGCCGCGCTGTACAAGGACGGCCTGCAGCGCGCGCGCTTCCTGCCCGCGATCGCCCTGCTGCAGGGCCACTGCGAAGTAGTGGAGCTGGTCAGCGACACCGACTACCGGCTGCGCGCGCTGACCCAGTCGCCGGTGTACCGCGCCCCGCTGGACGCCGACGGCGATGCCTGGCTGCAGCGGCGCTGGCACGAGCTGGGCGGCGACGATGGCCACCGCGATGCCGGCATCGTCATCGATGGCCGCCGCATCCCGGTGCGCGCGCGCAGCAAGGGGCTGTGCTGGTTCGACTTCGCCGCGCTGTGCGAGGGCCCGCGCGGCAACGCCGATTACATCGAGATCGCACGCGAATTCCATACCGTGCTGGTGGGCGGCATTCCGCATTTCGATGGGCTGCGCGACGACGCCGCGCGTCGCTTCGTGCACCTTGTGGATGAGCTGTACGACCGCCACGTCAACCTGGTATGCACCGCCGCCGCCCCGCCGATGGCGCTGTATTCGGGCGAACGCCTGGCCGCCGCGTTCGAACGCACCGCTTCGCGGCTGATCGAAATGCAGTCCGCCGACTACCTTGCCCACGAGCACCGCTGCGAATGA